In a single window of the Agrobacterium vitis genome:
- a CDS encoding alpha-2-macroglobulin family protein, which produces MGLQRIFAGTVLALLGLMLPTPTLPVMAAETNRSIALTQDGDYSGFDLRTAQNVTLDQCQASCIDDKSCRAFTYNIKARWCFLKSDFNQVSPFAGAVAGKIVTSATEPDIGAPAKLGFISDGLRTQANAFKARLTQTAEQPELGLNGLIGRAHASLSAGKGADALAGFLASTQLSPQDASLWISAARAANTIKDDRASANQGLYAALLGYDLTRSAKERADALAVLAKALEKNENFRAALNAYKASLELVADKSVRAAYLALKATKGFRITGNSVDADAASPRACVQFSDPLINRGTDYTSFVTVNGKPPKVLEAKDSQLCVEGLDYGQRYTIGLREGLPSSVDEPLAAKTDIDVYIRDRSPTVRFTGDHFVLPSAARRGIPLVSVNTDKANLKLYRIGERAIAPLMSNSQFLSQLSGYGADRIEKDNGELVWQGSIDIETSLNREVTTSFPVDEALPERKPGIYVLTASPNAGKSDEWEDRATQWFLVSDIGLSTFAGTDGLNVFARSLNSAKPIAGVELKLLARNNEILGTATTDDQGRATFSAGLMRSGAALAPAVLTGEQPGKDFVFLDMTKAGFDLSDRGVTGRTAPGAIDIFAWTERGIYRPGDTVHVAALARDIGAEAIDGLPLTFIFTRPDGVEYRRIVSTGAGLGGHAVDLALDTSVMRGTWTLGIHVDPKKPAIAEKTFLVDDFLPDRIEFDLKPAADVLKPGMPLSVGVDGRYLYGAPAAGLSLEGDMVIKPTRSRDDLPGFVFGLADEEAGDNSSLTLDALQPLDDKGHGSVDLQVDELPATTQLLQAQLSVRLKEGSGRAVERQLTLPVETGQPAIGIKPEFSGELSENSTGHFQLIALDADGKPQALPGSKWKLLKLERDYQWYRDGSAWRFEPITSTKLAASGTVDIGAEKTDLPMPVGWGRYRLEVDAPTPNGAASSIEFNAGWFVEAGSTETPDALEIGLDKPVYKIGETAKLKVSSRYAGEVLVTIGSETLIATETASIAATGGEIDIPVTDNFGAGTYITATLYRPGESQETRMPMRAIGVTWLSVDPANRKLAIKLTPPQQIEPRRKLTVPISVTGGGNDAYVTVAAVDVGILNLTRFEAPDPDGWYFGQRRLGIEMRDLYGQLIDGSLGAMGKLRTGGDGGMMALQASPPKEKLVALFSGPVHLDHTGKAQVEFDIPQFNGTVRLMAVAWNRTGIGHAQTDVIVRDPVVITASLPRFLAPGDQARLQLDLAATDAPDGDYLLSLKGNPSVEIDPAKAQIPVTLKAGARTSLSVGLKGLVPGDGTVSVALTSVVTASAGGDSGSGAPATSANTGEAKNTGLSLTRLLDLPVRPAALPVTTRRELPLAAGKSLIVDGDLLADSVLQGASLSLSVSRGANFDIAALLTSLDRYPYGCAEQTTSRALPLLYLNDLANVAGLPTDADINRRIQDAIYRVLSYQAAQGSFGLWAPGSEDLWLDAYVSDFLTRAREKGFDVPDAALVQALDNLANKLSYDTDVEAQGNEIAYALYVLARNRRAAISDLRYYADTMLDRFPTPLSKAHLAAALSLYGDPVKAEAIFRAASAQSQQGSITPVSLARSDYGSQLRDGAAILALAAEARPVPPIIPALSRAVIEDWKRKSYTSTQEESWMLLAARALDKSDDGLAVTVNGSLKTGGYRARIEGDDLMHQPVTLDNTGADPLTATVTTVAVPKYPLPAASEGFTIERSYYTLSGEKVNISEAAQNQRYVVVLKVAQAANGAGAQSLPTQLLVTDLLPAGLEIDNPALVGSADLANFDWLGETKAAHLEFRDDRFVAALDSTSQESGDMVLAYVVRAVTPGVFDHPAASVEDMYRPQRYARTATGRMEVKAEQ; this is translated from the coding sequence ATGGGTCTGCAACGGATATTCGCCGGGACGGTGCTTGCCCTCCTGGGCCTCATGCTGCCGACCCCCACATTACCGGTAATGGCTGCCGAAACCAACCGTAGCATCGCGCTGACCCAGGACGGCGATTACAGCGGCTTTGACTTGCGCACCGCGCAAAACGTCACTCTGGACCAATGCCAGGCAAGCTGTATCGACGACAAATCCTGCCGCGCTTTCACCTATAATATCAAGGCCCGATGGTGCTTTCTGAAATCGGATTTCAACCAGGTCAGCCCCTTTGCAGGCGCCGTTGCCGGTAAGATTGTCACCAGTGCCACCGAGCCGGATATCGGCGCGCCTGCAAAGCTCGGCTTCATCTCCGATGGTCTGCGCACACAAGCCAACGCTTTCAAAGCGCGGCTGACACAGACGGCGGAACAGCCCGAACTCGGCCTCAACGGGCTGATCGGTCGCGCCCATGCCAGCCTGTCGGCGGGCAAGGGCGCCGATGCCCTGGCCGGGTTTCTGGCCTCCACGCAGCTTTCCCCTCAGGATGCCAGCCTGTGGATCAGCGCCGCGCGTGCCGCCAACACCATCAAGGATGATCGCGCTTCTGCCAATCAGGGGCTTTACGCTGCCCTTCTCGGCTATGACCTGACCCGCAGCGCCAAGGAGCGAGCCGATGCGCTGGCTGTGCTGGCCAAGGCCCTGGAGAAAAACGAGAATTTCCGCGCTGCGCTGAATGCCTACAAGGCGAGCCTCGAGCTTGTCGCCGATAAGTCTGTTCGCGCCGCCTATCTGGCGCTGAAAGCCACCAAGGGTTTTCGCATCACCGGCAATAGCGTCGATGCCGATGCCGCCAGCCCCCGCGCCTGCGTGCAGTTTTCCGATCCGTTGATCAATCGCGGCACCGATTACACCTCCTTCGTCACCGTCAATGGCAAGCCGCCAAAGGTGCTGGAAGCCAAGGACAGCCAGCTTTGTGTCGAGGGGCTGGATTATGGCCAGCGCTATACGATTGGACTGCGGGAAGGCCTGCCCTCCTCCGTCGATGAACCGCTGGCAGCAAAGACCGATATCGACGTCTATATCCGCGACCGCAGCCCGACCGTGCGCTTTACCGGCGACCATTTCGTACTGCCATCTGCGGCAAGGCGCGGCATTCCGCTGGTCTCTGTTAACACCGACAAGGCCAATCTGAAGCTCTATCGGATCGGCGAACGGGCGATTGCGCCGCTGATGAGCAATTCGCAATTTCTCTCGCAGCTCAGCGGTTACGGTGCCGACCGGATCGAAAAGGACAATGGCGAACTGGTCTGGCAAGGCTCGATCGACATTGAAACCAGCCTGAACCGTGAAGTCACCACCAGTTTTCCGGTGGACGAGGCTCTGCCGGAACGCAAGCCCGGCATCTATGTGCTGACGGCATCCCCCAATGCCGGCAAAAGTGACGAATGGGAAGACCGCGCCACGCAATGGTTCCTGGTGTCCGATATCGGCCTTTCCACCTTTGCCGGTACTGACGGGTTGAACGTGTTTGCCCGCTCGCTGAATTCCGCCAAGCCAATCGCCGGTGTCGAGCTGAAATTGCTGGCCCGCAACAACGAAATCCTCGGCACCGCCACCACCGATGATCAGGGCCGGGCCACCTTTTCCGCTGGCCTGATGCGCTCCGGTGCGGCGCTAGCCCCTGCCGTTTTGACCGGCGAGCAGCCGGGCAAGGATTTCGTGTTCCTCGACATGACCAAGGCCGGTTTCGATCTGTCGGACCGAGGCGTCACCGGGCGCACCGCGCCGGGCGCCATCGATATTTTCGCCTGGACGGAACGCGGAATCTACCGCCCCGGTGACACCGTGCATGTTGCAGCCCTTGCCCGCGACATCGGCGCGGAAGCCATCGACGGCCTGCCGCTGACCTTCATCTTCACACGGCCCGACGGCGTGGAATATCGCCGCATAGTCAGCACCGGTGCAGGTCTTGGCGGCCATGCAGTGGATCTGGCGCTGGACACCTCGGTGATGCGCGGCACCTGGACGCTTGGCATCCATGTCGATCCGAAAAAACCGGCCATTGCCGAAAAAACCTTTCTGGTCGATGATTTCCTGCCCGACCGGATCGAGTTCGATCTGAAACCGGCAGCAGACGTGCTGAAACCCGGCATGCCGCTGTCGGTTGGTGTCGATGGCCGCTATCTCTACGGCGCACCGGCTGCTGGCCTTTCGCTGGAAGGCGACATGGTCATCAAGCCGACCCGCAGCCGCGACGACCTGCCCGGCTTCGTCTTCGGCCTTGCCGATGAAGAGGCGGGAGACAATAGCAGCCTGACGCTGGACGCTCTCCAGCCATTGGATGACAAGGGCCATGGCAGCGTCGATCTTCAGGTCGATGAGCTGCCCGCCACCACGCAACTGTTGCAGGCGCAACTATCCGTGCGCCTGAAGGAAGGCAGCGGCCGGGCAGTGGAGCGGCAACTGACGCTTCCCGTTGAGACCGGCCAGCCCGCCATCGGCATCAAGCCAGAGTTCTCCGGCGAGCTTTCCGAAAACAGCACCGGACATTTCCAGCTCATCGCGCTCGACGCCGATGGCAAGCCACAGGCGCTTCCAGGCTCAAAGTGGAAATTGCTGAAACTGGAGCGCGATTACCAATGGTATCGCGATGGCAGCGCCTGGCGCTTCGAGCCGATCACCAGCACCAAGTTGGCCGCCAGCGGCACGGTCGATATCGGCGCGGAGAAAACCGATCTGCCGATGCCGGTCGGCTGGGGCCGTTACCGGCTGGAAGTCGATGCGCCAACACCCAATGGCGCTGCCTCCAGCATCGAATTCAATGCCGGCTGGTTCGTTGAGGCAGGATCGACCGAAACCCCGGATGCCCTGGAAATCGGCCTCGACAAGCCGGTCTACAAGATCGGTGAAACCGCCAAGCTGAAAGTCTCGTCACGCTATGCCGGTGAAGTTCTGGTGACCATCGGCTCCGAAACCCTGATCGCGACGGAAACCGCCAGCATCGCCGCCACCGGCGGCGAGATCGATATTCCCGTGACCGATAATTTTGGCGCGGGTACCTATATTACCGCGACCCTTTATCGCCCGGGTGAAAGCCAGGAGACCCGCATGCCGATGCGCGCCATCGGCGTCACTTGGCTCAGCGTCGATCCGGCCAACCGCAAGCTGGCCATCAAGCTCACGCCGCCGCAGCAGATCGAGCCGCGCCGTAAACTGACCGTGCCGATCAGCGTCACCGGTGGCGGCAATGATGCCTATGTCACGGTGGCGGCGGTGGATGTCGGTATTCTCAACCTCACCCGCTTTGAGGCGCCTGACCCGGACGGCTGGTATTTCGGCCAGCGCCGCTTGGGCATTGAAATGCGCGATCTCTACGGTCAGCTGATCGACGGATCGCTTGGCGCCATGGGCAAGCTGCGCACCGGCGGCGATGGCGGCATGATGGCCTTGCAGGCCAGTCCGCCCAAGGAAAAACTGGTGGCGCTGTTTTCCGGCCCTGTTCACCTCGACCATACCGGCAAGGCGCAGGTGGAGTTTGACATTCCACAATTCAACGGCACCGTGCGCCTGATGGCCGTGGCCTGGAACCGCACCGGTATCGGCCATGCGCAAACCGATGTGATCGTCCGCGACCCCGTCGTGATCACCGCCTCGCTGCCGCGCTTCCTCGCCCCAGGCGATCAAGCCCGGCTCCAGCTCGATCTGGCCGCCACCGATGCGCCTGATGGAGATTACCTGCTGTCGCTGAAGGGCAATCCATCCGTGGAAATCGACCCTGCCAAAGCGCAGATCCCGGTCACGCTGAAAGCGGGGGCGCGGACCAGCCTGTCAGTCGGGTTGAAGGGGCTTGTCCCCGGCGATGGCACGGTTTCCGTGGCGCTTACCTCTGTCGTAACGGCTTCTGCTGGTGGCGACAGTGGTTCAGGAGCCCCTGCCACGAGCGCAAATACCGGGGAGGCAAAGAACACCGGGCTGTCGCTCACCCGGTTGCTGGATCTGCCGGTGCGACCAGCCGCGCTGCCGGTGACGACGCGACGCGAATTGCCGTTAGCGGCGGGTAAGAGCCTGATCGTGGACGGCGATCTTCTGGCCGATAGCGTGTTGCAAGGCGCGTCGCTGAGCCTCTCGGTGTCGCGCGGCGCCAATTTCGACATTGCCGCCCTGCTGACCAGCCTTGACCGCTACCCCTATGGCTGCGCCGAACAGACCACCAGCCGGGCGCTGCCGCTGCTCTATCTCAACGATCTCGCCAATGTGGCCGGACTGCCCACGGATGCCGATATCAACCGGCGCATTCAGGACGCTATCTACCGGGTGCTGTCCTATCAGGCAGCACAGGGCAGTTTCGGCCTTTGGGCACCCGGTTCGGAAGACCTGTGGCTGGACGCCTATGTCAGTGATTTCCTGACCCGCGCCCGCGAAAAGGGCTTTGATGTCCCCGATGCCGCCCTGGTGCAGGCTTTGGACAATCTGGCCAACAAACTGTCCTATGACACCGATGTCGAAGCGCAGGGCAATGAGATAGCCTATGCACTCTATGTGCTGGCCCGCAATCGCCGCGCCGCGATCAGCGACCTGCGCTATTATGCCGATACCATGCTGGACCGGTTCCCGACGCCACTGTCCAAGGCGCATCTGGCAGCGGCCCTGTCGCTCTACGGCGACCCGGTCAAGGCGGAGGCGATATTCCGCGCCGCAAGCGCCCAGTCGCAGCAAGGCTCGATCACGCCGGTCAGCCTGGCCCGCTCGGATTACGGTTCGCAATTGCGCGACGGCGCCGCCATCCTGGCGCTGGCCGCCGAGGCCCGGCCTGTGCCGCCAATCATCCCGGCGCTGAGCAGGGCGGTGATCGAAGACTGGAAGCGCAAGAGCTATACCAGCACCCAGGAAGAAAGCTGGATGCTGCTGGCCGCTCGGGCGCTGGACAAAAGCGACGATGGCCTTGCCGTGACCGTCAATGGCAGCCTGAAAACCGGCGGCTACCGGGCGAGAATCGAGGGCGATGACCTGATGCATCAGCCGGTCACGCTGGACAATACCGGCGCCGATCCGCTGACGGCAACAGTCACCACCGTGGCCGTGCCGAAATATCCGCTGCCAGCGGCCAGCGAAGGCTTCACCATTGAGCGCAGCTATTACACGCTGTCCGGCGAGAAGGTGAATATCAGCGAGGCGGCGCAGAACCAGCGCTATGTGGTGGTGTTGAAAGTCGCCCAAGCTGCAAACGGGGCCGGAGCACAGAGCCTGCCAACCCAATTGCTGGTGACCGATCTGCTGCCGGCTGGCTTGGAAATCGACAATCCGGCCCTGGTCGGCAGTGCTGATCTCGCCAATTTCGACTGGCTGGGCGAAACCAAAGCCGCCCATCTGGAATTCCGCGACGACCGCTTTGTCGCTGCCCTCGACAGCACCAGCCAGGAGAGTGGCGACATGGTTCTGGCCTATGTGGTGCGCGCCGTGACACCGGGCGTGTTCGACCACCCCGCCGCCAGCGTCGAGGACATGTATCGCCCGCAGCGCTATGCCCGCACGGCAACGGGACGCATGGAGGTCAAGGCAGAACAGTGA